Within the Helicoverpa armigera isolate CAAS_96S chromosome 24, ASM3070526v1, whole genome shotgun sequence genome, the region aatttacaaaagacagaccccaaaacgcccacctttaaccacttcctatgtgtttatGCATCTTTCTCAAAATATTGAGTTATCTTGTGGTAATCTATCTTCAAATGAGTGTTTAAGGCTTTAGAATATCTATATAGTTTGGAGATGCGAGGTGCTTCCTAAGtccttatattatttatgttattttcagATCCATTAAATCCTATTTGCTTTCCTGAAGCAATGTTCAACACTTCTGGTTTTTTATATCTCACTGGCTACACAGATGGTAtgaatcatttttattattatttattatctttcatTCTAACTCCCATATTTGTATTGCATTGCATTAAAATGTATCGTTTCAGAAAATCGAGTTTTAGAAAaggttatttacaaaatacagtaTTTGGAGAAAAAAGTTTGTGAAGAATTTTATAACAGAGCAGGAGTAAGTAACGTGTATTATAGAATATTATGATTGTTAGTTTTGTAACATGTAAAGcacaggtactcagctacatccggttagactggaagccgacccaaacaaaATGTTGGggaaaaaaaggctcggaggaagaggaAGAGAGTTTTGTTAGAACATGAGATTAATTAGAATATCATATACATGAAAATCTATTTGAATTTTCAATGAAACCATTTTAACCGACCCGGACCGATGGATTTTCTcagtttgattgtttgtatgtatgtatgtatgtttgtccgCGATTATCTCGCATTTGGCTAAATCAATCTGGATGCAGTTTCAGAAAAGTTTTCATACATTCAGGAGAAGGTTTTACCGCCGATGGAAAACAAGAAGTTCTGAGTATATTAAAAGATTCTTCTTAATGTTTCAGCTGTCAGATGCTAAGCGCGCGCCGACCGCATACGTGTGTGGCTTCGCTCCGTACAACGGGACTCACTGCGTGTGGGACAACGGCATGGTTCTCGTCTCCAACGCCACCGGGTGGTTCACTCTGGTCTGTAGCGTGTATTCCTTCATTGTCATCATCTACTGCGTTCCTGTATATCGTTTTATGGggtttagaaactttcacaaagcagttcGTAGCCTAAGGGCTacaagttggtgattgattcacccgtgcatcggagagcacgtaaatgtcggtcctgcgcctgatctctttccggtcgtgtcggattgccgtcgcatcgggttatgagagtgaaggaatagggagtgcacctgtgtctgcgcaaatgctcgtgcactataatatctcctgcgcagctggctgatctaaCATGAGAATAgctgccgttg harbors:
- the LOC110382338 gene encoding uncharacterized protein LOC110382338, with the protein product MTHPEYEYSTLNTIAVLELNSDDAQDYPLNPICFPEAMFNTSGFLYLTGYTDENRVLEKVIYKIQYLEKKVCEEFYNRAGLSDAKRAPTAYVCGFAPYNGTHCVWDNGMVLVSNATGWFTLVGFGVRGPGCAAPARFIDIFQYLDWIRSATAENVAMYDAIEDYRRDNSHKPSV